One Sphingobium sp. Z007 genomic region harbors:
- a CDS encoding glycoside hydrolase 43 family protein yields MNRTVALGLALATGLIAVALPAQVWRSDQGDGTYRNPVLFADYPDPDIIRVGEDFYFVSTTFANAPGVTILHSKDLVNWRIATHVVDRLDGDPRYDLKDGGDYRHGFYAASLRRHKGLFYLAVTPVGHKTRIYRSARIDGPWTYKELDREAFDPALFIDADGTAYLGTSIGSDGTVTLLTLNDDLSAVTAAKVTYYNKGAEGSKIIRHSGFYYLFNAIPGKLAMTVSRSRSLWGPWETKPSIDDKVGGHQGAMVDMPDGSWYGFVMVDAGAIGRMTNISPIFWKDDWPWWGTPNKPDFVPDRSPKPIAGHAFAEPPSSDDFSSPKLGLQWQWNHNPDDSRWSLTQRPGFLRLQATQANGIWSARNTLTQKAQGPRMRAIVKLDIAGIEVGDMCGLGSFGKYNAQLSVVGGAKGARSLRMQLTESTQSGPRTDIRVPAIPITGRTLWLRTDMDFQTQQGRVGYSVDNRTWQDVGNAFPLAFDWRTGTFQGQQIAISCYNPAPTDGYLDVDSFTLAPLAASVQP; encoded by the coding sequence ATGAACCGCACCGTTGCCTTGGGTCTCGCCCTCGCCACCGGCCTGATCGCCGTCGCCCTGCCCGCACAGGTCTGGCGATCCGATCAAGGCGACGGCACCTATCGCAATCCTGTGCTGTTCGCCGACTATCCTGATCCCGACATCATCCGCGTGGGTGAGGATTTCTATTTCGTATCCACCACTTTCGCCAATGCGCCGGGCGTCACCATCCTCCATTCGAAGGATCTGGTGAACTGGCGTATCGCGACCCATGTGGTCGATCGGCTCGATGGCGACCCGCGCTACGACCTCAAGGACGGCGGCGACTATCGCCACGGATTCTACGCCGCCAGCCTGCGCCGTCACAAAGGCCTGTTCTATCTCGCCGTCACCCCGGTCGGGCACAAGACGCGCATCTACCGTTCGGCCAGGATCGATGGCCCCTGGACCTATAAGGAACTGGACCGCGAAGCCTTCGATCCCGCCCTGTTCATCGACGCGGACGGCACCGCCTATCTCGGCACCTCGATCGGTTCCGACGGCACGGTGACGCTACTGACCCTCAACGACGATCTCTCCGCCGTAACCGCCGCGAAAGTCACTTATTATAACAAGGGCGCGGAAGGATCGAAGATCATCCGCCACAGCGGCTTCTACTATCTCTTCAACGCCATCCCCGGCAAGCTGGCGATGACTGTGTCGCGCTCGCGCAGCTTGTGGGGACCATGGGAAACCAAGCCTTCCATTGATGACAAGGTCGGCGGCCATCAGGGCGCGATGGTCGATATGCCGGACGGCAGTTGGTATGGCTTCGTCATGGTGGATGCGGGCGCGATCGGCCGCATGACCAATATCAGTCCGATCTTCTGGAAAGACGACTGGCCCTGGTGGGGCACGCCGAACAAGCCCGATTTCGTGCCCGACCGTTCGCCCAAGCCGATTGCCGGTCATGCTTTCGCCGAACCGCCCTCGTCGGACGATTTTTCGTCCCCGAAACTTGGTCTGCAATGGCAGTGGAACCACAATCCCGACGACAGCCGATGGTCGCTGACGCAGCGGCCCGGCTTCCTACGTCTTCAAGCGACGCAGGCGAACGGCATCTGGAGCGCGCGCAACACGCTGACGCAAAAGGCGCAGGGGCCAAGGATGCGCGCGATCGTGAAGCTCGACATTGCCGGCATTGAGGTGGGCGATATGTGCGGCCTCGGCAGCTTCGGCAAGTATAACGCGCAACTGTCCGTCGTCGGCGGCGCGAAGGGCGCGCGATCGCTGCGGATGCAGCTGACCGAAAGCACGCAGAGCGGCCCGCGAACAGACATCCGCGTCCCCGCCATTCCCATCACTGGCCGCACCCTCTGGCTGCGTACAGATATGGATTTCCAGACGCAACAGGGCCGCGTCGGCTACAGCGTCGACAACCGGACATGGCAGGACGTCGGCAACGCCTTCCCACTTGCGTTCGACTGGCGCACCGGCACCTTCCAGGGCCAGCAAATCGCGATTTCCTGCTACAACCCAGCCCCTACCGACGGCTATCTCGATGTCGACAGCTTCACGCTCGCGCCTCTCGCCGCCAGCGTGCAGCCATGA